The Molothrus ater isolate BHLD 08-10-18 breed brown headed cowbird chromosome 1, BPBGC_Mater_1.1, whole genome shotgun sequence genome includes a window with the following:
- the LOC118683998 gene encoding feather beta keratin-like encodes MACNSLCSPCGPTPLANSCNEPCALQCQDSRVIINPSPVLVTLPGPIMTSFPQSTAVGSTSSAALGTELNAQGQPISGGFGFGLGYGLGGLGCYGRRGGYIC; translated from the coding sequence ATGGCCTGCAACAGCCTCTGCAGTCCCTGTGGACCCACCCCACTGGCCAACAGCTGCAacgagccctgtgccctgcaatgccaggaTTCCCGTGTCATCATCaacccttcccctgtgctggtcaccctgccaggacccatcatgacctccttcccccagagcaCCGCCGTCGGATCCACCTCCtcggctgctctgggcactgagctcaatgcccagggacagcccatctCTGGCGGATTTGGCTTTGGCCTTGGCTACGGCCTGGGAGGCCTGGGCTGCTATGGCAGAAGGGGTGGCTACATCTGCTAA
- the LOC118684081 gene encoding feather beta keratin-like: MPQGHRTRLSHPSRTSIKAGPEPLSHTHFSSSLLLLLLPTTGTLHTAPMACNNICSPCGPTPLANSCNEPCALQCQDSRVIINPSPVLVTLPGPIMTSFPQSTAVGSTSSAALGTELNAQGQPISGGFGFGLGYGLGGLGCYGRRGGYIC; this comes from the exons ATGCCTCAAGGCCATAGGACAAGGCTGTCCCACCCCTCCAGAACCAGCATAAAAGCCGGCCCAGAGCCTCTCTCCCACACACACTTCTCCTCaagccttctcctcctgctcctgccaacAA CAGGCACCCTCCACACCGCACCCATGGCCTGCAACAACATCTGCAGTCCCTGTGGACCCACCCCGCTGGCCAACAGCTGCAacgagccctgtgccctgcaatgccaggaTTCCCGCGTCATCATCaacccttcccctgtgctggtcaccctgccaggacccatcatgacctccttcccccagagcaCCGCCGTCGGATCCACCTCCtcggctgctctgggcactgagctcaatgcccagggacagcccatctCTGGCGGATTTGGCTTTGGCCTTGGCTACGGCCTGGGAGGCCTGGGCTGCTATGGCAGAAGGGGCGGCTACATCTGCTAA
- the LOC118684108 gene encoding feather beta keratin-like yields the protein MPQGHRTRMSHPSRTSIKASPEPLSLTHFSSSLLLLLLPNTGTLHTTPMACNSRCSPCGPTPLANSCNEPCALQCQDSRVIINPSPVLVTLPGPIMTSFPQNTAVGSTSSAALGTELNAQGQPISGGFGFGLGYGLGGLGCYGRRGGYIC from the exons ATGCCCCAAGGCCATAGGACAAGGATGTCCCACCCCTCCAGAACCAGCATaaaagccagcccagagcctctctccctcacacactTCTCCTCAAgtcttctcctcctgctcctgcccaacA CAGGCACCCTCCACACCACACCCATGGCCTGCAACAGCCGCTGCAGTCCCTGCGGACCCACCCCGCTGGCCAACAGCTGCAacgagccctgtgccctgcaatgccaggaTTCCCGCGTCATCATCaacccttcccctgtgctggtcaccctgccaggacccatcatgacctccttcccccagaacaccGCCGTCGGATCCACCTCCtcggctgctctgggcactgagctcaatgcccagggacagcccatctCTGGCGGATTTGGCTTTGGCCTTGGCTACGGCCTGGGAGGCCTGGGCTGCTATGGCAGAAGGGGCGGCTACATCTGCTAA
- the LOC118701887 gene encoding feather beta keratin-like, with protein MACYDRCSPCGPTPLANSCNEPCALQCQDSRVIINPSPVLVTLPGPIMTSFPQNTAVGSTSSAALGTELNAQGQPISGGFGFGLGYGLGGLGCYGRRGGYIC; from the coding sequence ATGGCCTGCTACGACCGCTGCAGTCCCTGCGGACCCACCCCGCTGGCCAACAGCTGCAacgagccctgtgccctgcaatgccaggaTTCCCGCGTCATCATCaacccttcccctgtgctggtcaccctgccaggacccatcatgacctccttcccccagaacaccGCCGTCGGATCCACCTCCtcggctgctctgggcactgagctcaatgcccagggacagcccatctCTGGCGGATTTGGCTTTGGCCTTGGCTACGGCCTGGGAGGCCTGGGCTGCTATGGCAGAAGGGGCGGCTACATCTGCTAA